The following are from one region of the Macadamia integrifolia cultivar HAES 741 unplaced genomic scaffold, SCU_Mint_v3 scaffold3325, whole genome shotgun sequence genome:
- the LOC122068014 gene encoding probable F-box protein At4g22030, with protein MAAIQASSLSYSSSSSRRLGIGIEATLQAPKLQPNKLILPRFPARDMIEELNLTSGYNTTTTTTLKESKPSCDTTRDFDLLKSNSNVVSELYAVMEAVADRVEMHTNIGEQRNNWNHLLLTSINAITLTAATMVGLAATTCGTGTPLLALKLSSTLLYSAATGMLVVMNKIQPSQLAEEQRNAARLFKQLQREIQTTLAIGTPTERDVKDAMDKVLALDRAYPLPLLGTMLEKFPATVEPAVWWPKQPPQKELGGGNREKKGSNGWNAKLEEEMRQILGVLKRKDTEEYLRLSKLALKVNKALAISGPLLMGLAAVGSALVGSAFQHQAPWAVFLGVSAGALAAIVNTMEHGGQVGMVFEMYRSNAGFFRLMEESIGSTLKEREVEKRENGELFEMKVALQLGRSLSELRDLAASSFYSSKSHGETTEEFASKLF; from the coding sequence ATGGCAGCAATTCAAGCTTCAAGCCTCTcttattcttcatcttcttcacgTCGTCTAGGCATAGGAATTGAAGCAACGCTTCAGGCTCCCAAACTCCAGCCAAATAAACTCATACTCCCAAGGTTCCCAGCAAGAGACATGATCGAGGAATTGAACTTGACAAGCGGATACaacacaaccacaaccacaaccctAAAGGAATCTAAGCCTAGCTGTGACACCACTAGAGATTTTGATTTGCTCAAGTCCAATTCCAATGTGGTGTCTGAGCTTTACGCCGTCATGGAAGCAGTCGCCGACAGAGTAGAGATGCACACCAACATCGGAGAGCAGCGGAATAACTGGAACCATCTCCTCCTCACTTCCATTAACGCCATCACCCTCACCGCCGCAACTATGGTTGGCCTTGCAGCCACCACTTGTGGAACGGGAACACCTCTTCTAGCACTCAAGCTCTCGTCAACCCTATTATATTCGGCAGCCACCGGGATGTTGGTGGTGATGAACAAGATCCAACCCTCTCAGCTCGCCGAAGAGCAACGTAATGCAGCGAGGCTGTTCAAGCAACTCCAAAGGGAAATCCAAACAACCCTTGCAATTGGAACTCCCACAGAAAGAGATGTGAAGGATGCCATGGACAAGGTCTTGGCCCTTGACAGGGCCTACCCTCTTCCCTTACTTGGAACAATGCTAGAGAAGTTCCCCGCGACGGTAGAGCCCGCAGTGTGGTGGCCAAAACAACCACCACAGAAAGAACTCGGCGGTGgtaatagagaaaagaagggaagcaACGGATGGAATGCAAAGCTGGAGGAGGAAATGAGACAGATACTTGGTGTGTTGAAGAGGAAGGACACTGAAGAATATTTGAGGCTTAGCAAGTTGGCTTTAAAAGTAAACAAGGCACTAGCCATTTCTGGGCCTCTGCTCATGGGCCTTGCCGCGGTAGGGTCTGCTCTTGTAGGATCAGCTTTTCAGCATCAAGCACCATGGGCAGTCTTTTTGGGAGTCTCTGCGGGAGCTCTGGCAGCCATAGTGAACACAATGGAGCATGGTGGGCAAGTAGGGATGGTATTTGAGATGTACAGAAGCAATGCTGGTTTCTTTCGGCTCATGGAGGAGTCCATTGGGTCCACCCTGAAGGAAAGGgaggtggagaagagagagaatggagagTTGTTTGAAATGAAGGTGGCTCTACAACTGGGAAGGAGCTTATCTGAGCTCAGGGATCTTGcagcttcttctttttattcttcaaaAAGCCATGGAGAGACCACAGAAGAATTTGCCAGCAAGCTCTTCTGA